Below is a window of Roseivirga misakiensis DNA.
TTACTCTACAACCTTAGCACAAGGTTTTACTTTTTAATTATCAGAATAGCCAGTCTTTTTAATACAAAGGCAAAACAGGCCATTTTGGGTAGAAACAATGTTTTTTCAAGTTTGAAAACATTCTGTGAAGCTTCTGATCAACCCATTGCATGGTTCCATGCAGCCTCGCTAGGAGAATTTGAGCAAGGTTTGCCTGTTATGGAGAGTTATAAATCCGCTTTTCCTAACCACAGTATTCTGGTCACTTTTTTCTCCCCTTCAGGATTTGAGTTGAGGAAAAATCATCCTGTTGCGGACTTTGTTTGTTACTTGCCTTTTGACTCCAAATCTAATGCAAAGAGGTTTCTCGATTTAGTAAAACCGGCTCAAGTTTTTTTCATTAAATACGAATACTGGTTTCACTTTTTAAAGGCTGTAAACAAAAGGCGTATTCCATTATATAGCTTATCAGCGCTTTTTACGCCAAACCACATCTTCTTTAAATGGTATGGAGGCATTCACCGTAAAATGCTCAGTTTTTTCGACCATACTTTTGTTCAAAATCAGTCTTCGCTTGATTTATTAGCGGAATTAGGAATTAAAAAAGCCTCAATTTCTGGCGACACGCGATTTGACCGTGTTTTAAATACCATTGCCCTCCCTGACTCTTTTCCAGCAATCGAATCGTTCAAATCAAACGCTCAACTCATGATTGTGGGTAGTGCTTGGCCGAGCGACATGCAGGTCTTGCTACCCTTTATCAATTCAGCCGGTCAGGACTTGAAAATCCTTATCGCTCCTCACTTAGTTGATGATCAGCACGTTAAAAAAATAATTGAGGGAATAGCACTAAAAACTTATCGATACTCAACCTCTAAAACCATCCCTGAAGATGCCCAAGTGCTTATTTTAGATACCATAGGGATGCTATCGTCAGTCTATCAATACGGTGATTTTGCCTACATTGGCGGTGCGTTCGGAGATGGTTTGCACAATATTCTTGAAGCCGTTGCCTTCGGTTTACCTGTTGTCTATGGCAACAAAGGTTTGGACAAATTTCCTGAATCAATCGAGTTGAAGAATAGAAATGGCGGATTTTCTGTCTCAAACCAAAAGGAAGCTACCAAAATCCTCTCAAATTTGTTGGACGAAGATCTTAGACAAGAGGCTCGTCAAGTTTGCCTAAACTATGTCAAAGAAAATGCTGGTGCTACCGATCATATTATGGACTTCCTAAAACGTACTAACGCATGAGAGGGCAAGTGATTAAATCGACGGGGAGTTGGTATGAGGTTAAAAACGAGGAGAACAGGGTTTACAGAAGCAGATTGCGTGGCAAATTCAAAACGCAAGGCATTAAAATCAACAATCCCATAGCGGTTGGTGATTGGGTAGAAATTGAAGAAGAGGAAAAGGGCGATAAATCCGCAGTAATCACTCAAATTCACGATAGGCAAAACTACATTATCAGGAAATCGACTCGCAAAACGGGCCATTCTCATATTCTAGCCGCGAACATCGATCAGGCTTTACTTTTGGCCACCGTTACTTTTCCCAAGACTTCCCTTGGATTTATTGACCGTTTTTTGGTCAGTGCAGAATCCTTTAGAATCCCTGCATTGGTTGTCTTCAATAAAAAAGATTTATTGAATGAAGATGGCATCAACTTTTGCAGAGATTTGATCAATATGTACGAATCCATCGGGTATAAGGGATGTCTCATCTCCGTTCTAGACGAAGAAGGTATCCATGAACTAAAGGGTTTGTTAAAAGATAAGACCACGTTAATCGCAGGGCACTCAGGTGTAGGCAAGTCCACCTTACTCAATCTACTCGTTCCAAATCAGATACAAAAAACCGGTGAAGTGTCGAGTTATGCCAACAAAGGCACTCATACCACCACTTTTGCGGAAATGTTTGAAATGGATGGAAACGCGAAATTGATCGATACGCCTGGTATTAAGGAACTTGGTTTAGTCGATATGGAAGCATCGGAAATAAGTCATTATTTCCCTGAAATGAGGGCTTATTTAGGGGAATGTAAATTCAATAATTGCCTCCATACGAATGAACCGGGCTGTGAGGTTCTTGCTGCTTTTGAAGCTGGAGAAATTGAAGGCTCAAGGTATCATAGCTATCTGAGCATACTTGAAGATTACGATAATAGAAGATAAACAACTACTTATGAATCCATGGCATGACGTATCGCCCGGGGACAACCTCCCAATTACAGTAAATGCGATTATAGAGATTCCAAAAAATAATAGGGCAAAGTATGAATTAGATAAGGAAAGTGGACTTCTAAAGATGGATCGGGTGATTTATAGCTCCATGTATTACCCTCATAATTACGGGTTTATCCCGCAGACTTATTGCGATGATGATGATCCTTTAGATATTCTTGTCATTTCTCAAATACCGATCGTTTCCATGTGTATTGTGGAAGCCAAGATTATAGGCGTGATGCGTATGCTTGATCAAGGCGAAGCGGATGACAAAATTATTGCAGTGGCTGAACATGATAAATCTGTCAGTCATATTGAAAACATTGAGGAGTTACCTGAACATACCCTTAATGAATTGAAAAACTTCTTCGAGGATTACAAAAAGCTAGAGGATAAAGAGGTGGTAGTAGAAAGGTTTCAAAACAGAAAACTTGCTCAAGAAATCTTCCAACAGAGTATTGAAGATTATAAGAACAAGTTTTCATAATTAGCTAAACGTAGACTGTGCCTTTTAGCGCAGTCTATCTTTTACATATTCTACTTTCGTTTTACCGTGAGGCGCTGGCTTGCCATCTGCCCCTAAGTTTACCATTACAATCTTTTCTATGCTCAATATTTCCTGATGCGTGAGTTTATTTCTAACCTCACACCGGAGTGTAATGGAAGAGTTACCAAACCCAATTGCCTCGATACCTAATTCGATAATATCGCCTTGAACAGGGGCATTTATAAAATTGATCTCTGACATAAACTTGGTAACAATATGCCTATTCTCTAGCTGCACAATGGTATATAAGGCAGCTTCCTCATCTATCCACTCTAGCAGTCTACCGCCAAAAAGCGTTCCGTTAGGGTTTAAATCCTCTGGTTTTACCCATTTTCTTGTTTGAAAATTCATAGGCCTAGTTTAAAAATGATTTCAACATCCAATTCTGTTTTTGTAACTCCTGAATATAGCTAGTAAAAATATCTAGCGTTCCTTCGTCACCAATTTGATTAGCCTCTTTGAGCAACTCATCTACATTCTCGATTAAAACTTTATTGGCATCCACGATGGCCGAAACCATTTTATTAGCCTCTAATAACTCTGCATACGATTCTACATTTGCATTGGCCAAGATGTTCTTTAAAGACCCTTTTGGTGTCCCATCTAGTGCTAAAATGCGCTCCGCCACTTCATCAATTTTCAAAGCGGCTTCATTATACAATTCCTCAAACTTTTCATGTAGTATAAAGAAAAATGGTCCCTTTACATTCCAATGGAAAAGCCTGAGATTTTGATAGTGTACTTGGTAGTTAATCAACAATTGGTTGAGTTTTTCTACCACAGCTGTTTTATTTAAAATTTCCATATCTATATTTTTTGCGTTGATATTCTTGATATGAAAACCCTATTTACTAAATTAATGTCCCTTCAATAATATTGTTATTATCTATATGACATTGCAACAATTAGAGTACATCGTAGCCCTAGATACCCATCGGCATTTTGTCAATGCAGCCGAGAGTTGTTTCGTTACACAACCTACGCTCACGCTACAGATCAAAAAGCTTGAAACAGAAATGGGTACGCAAATATTCGATCGATCCAAGCACCCGATAGCACCGACAAAAACAGGAGAAACGGTAATTGAAAGCGCCCGACAAATATTAAGGGAGGTTAATAGACTGAAGGAGTTTGTAAACACAGAAAAGGACGATTTGAGTGGCACTTTCAGAATAGGGGTCATTCCTACTGTGGCGCCATATCTAATGCCCTTGTTTTTAAAGAGCTTTACGGATGCAAACCCCAAAATCAAACTCATTATCCGAGAGATTGAGTCTGAACAAATCATTCAGGATATCAAAAATGATCTGCTTGACATCGGGATTTTAGCGACACCGCTAGATGAAAATAGCTTAAGAGAGGTTCCACTTTACAATGAACCTTTTCTAGTATACGCCGCAGAGCATCACCCATTATATCAAGAAAAAGAAATTGACGCCACTGGCTTACCCGTAAAAGGGCTTTGGCTATTAAATCAAGGCCACTGCCTGCGAAACCAAGTATTGAATATTTGTAGTCAGAGAAGGAATGCTCAAAACAATAACCTAAGCTATGAAAGTGGCTCGATTGAAACGCTAAAAAACCTTGTGAGAAATCATACTGGGTATACACTTGTGCCTGAGTTGGCGGTGAGAGCGGATGATCAGACCGACAAAAGAGTTATCCGATTTAAACAACCTGAGCCTACTCGCGAAATTAGTTTAGTCGTGCACCAAAGTTTTAACAAAGAGGCGCTTATTGAACACTTTAGAGCCGCCATTCTTTCCCATATTCCAGATCACTTTAAAAAAGCCAAGACCTTCAATAGGATAAAATGGCGGTAGTTGTTCCTAAACTTTCATCCCGTTATCACAAAATTGATGCATGCCTCGGCTCAAAAATTCAGCTAGCCCGGGTTTAACTTCATCATAATGTTTTTTAAACCTTTCGTCTTCTAAATACATATTCGCTAGTCCTCGATATCGCTCCTCTGACACCTCGTAGAACTTCTGAATATGTTGAAAATGCAGTTGAATCACTTGCTGTACTTCCCTATCATTCGCTGGCTTATGGATTAAATTGGCTAGCCAGAGATTGATCTCTTCGGCCTCTTGTTTCGTATCCTTCCACCCCTGTTTACTCATGGCTTGGATATTTTGCTTCGCCTCCTCTACTTCATCGCCCCATCTGGCCTTAACTTCGGCTTCATATGCCGTAGCATCCGCTTTTGAGAAACCCTCGTACATTTCTTCATCCGTAATCATACCTTCTTTGTTTTTTAGTTCATTGATAGTTTTGTCAATGGTGATGATCAACTTTTGGAGGTTTGACGATTTTTTGAGCAATGCTTTTCTCTGGCGATTCAGAGAATCAATTAGATCAAAACTTTCACTATCCAGAATTCGCTTGATCTCACTGAGCTCATAGCCGAGTGTTTTGTAAAACATGATCTGTTGAAGTCTGTAGAGCTCCTCTTTCTGATAAAATCGATACCCCTTATCCGATCTATTCGCTGGACTAAGCAATCCGATGTTATCGTAATGATGTAAGGTTCGGATACTTACATTAGCCAGTTCCGCTAACGCTTTAATCGAATACAATTGATTATCATTTTCCATTGGCTTCAAAGAAACAGGCTAACGTTACGTCAGAGTCAAGTAAAAATATGATTTTCTTTAAAACGTCTCCGTTTGACCTTTTTAAGAAAGGCTGGTGCAAGAGGGAGAAGAATTTACAAGCTGGGGCTGGTTTGGTGCCCTTAGTTACTGATTTGTGAGCTCCCTACTCTTTCCAGAAAGGAAATTTGACGAATGTTTTCATATTCAGCCGCTCTTGAGTAATTCTTTCGTTCATCAATGGATTGCCTCGGAATTGGTACCTACTCACAGAAATCACATGTTTCCCTCGTGCTAAGCCAGCTATATCAAGC
It encodes the following:
- a CDS encoding 3-deoxy-D-manno-octulosonic acid transferase — protein: MLLLYNLSTRFYFLIIRIASLFNTKAKQAILGRNNVFSSLKTFCEASDQPIAWFHAASLGEFEQGLPVMESYKSAFPNHSILVTFFSPSGFELRKNHPVADFVCYLPFDSKSNAKRFLDLVKPAQVFFIKYEYWFHFLKAVNKRRIPLYSLSALFTPNHIFFKWYGGIHRKMLSFFDHTFVQNQSSLDLLAELGIKKASISGDTRFDRVLNTIALPDSFPAIESFKSNAQLMIVGSAWPSDMQVLLPFINSAGQDLKILIAPHLVDDQHVKKIIEGIALKTYRYSTSKTIPEDAQVLILDTIGMLSSVYQYGDFAYIGGAFGDGLHNILEAVAFGLPVVYGNKGLDKFPESIELKNRNGGFSVSNQKEATKILSNLLDEDLRQEARQVCLNYVKENAGATDHIMDFLKRTNA
- the rsgA gene encoding ribosome small subunit-dependent GTPase A, whose product is MRGQVIKSTGSWYEVKNEENRVYRSRLRGKFKTQGIKINNPIAVGDWVEIEEEEKGDKSAVITQIHDRQNYIIRKSTRKTGHSHILAANIDQALLLATVTFPKTSLGFIDRFLVSAESFRIPALVVFNKKDLLNEDGINFCRDLINMYESIGYKGCLISVLDEEGIHELKGLLKDKTTLIAGHSGVGKSTLLNLLVPNQIQKTGEVSSYANKGTHTTTFAEMFEMDGNAKLIDTPGIKELGLVDMEASEISHYFPEMRAYLGECKFNNCLHTNEPGCEVLAAFEAGEIEGSRYHSYLSILEDYDNRR
- a CDS encoding inorganic diphosphatase: MNPWHDVSPGDNLPITVNAIIEIPKNNRAKYELDKESGLLKMDRVIYSSMYYPHNYGFIPQTYCDDDDPLDILVISQIPIVSMCIVEAKIIGVMRMLDQGEADDKIIAVAEHDKSVSHIENIEELPEHTLNELKNFFEDYKKLEDKEVVVERFQNRKLAQEIFQQSIEDYKNKFS
- a CDS encoding acyl-CoA thioesterase encodes the protein MNFQTRKWVKPEDLNPNGTLFGGRLLEWIDEEAALYTIVQLENRHIVTKFMSEINFINAPVQGDIIELGIEAIGFGNSSITLRCEVRNKLTHQEILSIEKIVMVNLGADGKPAPHGKTKVEYVKDRLR
- a CDS encoding Dps family protein, with product MEILNKTAVVEKLNQLLINYQVHYQNLRLFHWNVKGPFFFILHEKFEELYNEAALKIDEVAERILALDGTPKGSLKNILANANVESYAELLEANKMVSAIVDANKVLIENVDELLKEANQIGDEGTLDIFTSYIQELQKQNWMLKSFLN
- a CDS encoding LysR substrate-binding domain-containing protein, giving the protein MTLQQLEYIVALDTHRHFVNAAESCFVTQPTLTLQIKKLETEMGTQIFDRSKHPIAPTKTGETVIESARQILREVNRLKEFVNTEKDDLSGTFRIGVIPTVAPYLMPLFLKSFTDANPKIKLIIREIESEQIIQDIKNDLLDIGILATPLDENSLREVPLYNEPFLVYAAEHHPLYQEKEIDATGLPVKGLWLLNQGHCLRNQVLNICSQRRNAQNNNLSYESGSIETLKNLVRNHTGYTLVPELAVRADDQTDKRVIRFKQPEPTREISLVVHQSFNKEALIEHFRAAILSHIPDHFKKAKTFNRIKWR
- a CDS encoding MerR family transcriptional regulator; this encodes MYSIKALAELANVSIRTLHHYDNIGLLSPANRSDKGYRFYQKEELYRLQQIMFYKTLGYELSEIKRILDSESFDLIDSLNRQRKALLKKSSNLQKLIITIDKTINELKNKEGMITDEEMYEGFSKADATAYEAEVKARWGDEVEEAKQNIQAMSKQGWKDTKQEAEEINLWLANLIHKPANDREVQQVIQLHFQHIQKFYEVSEERYRGLANMYLEDERFKKHYDEVKPGLAEFLSRGMHQFCDNGMKV